In Cyclopterus lumpus isolate fCycLum1 chromosome 9, fCycLum1.pri, whole genome shotgun sequence, a single genomic region encodes these proteins:
- the agtpbp1 gene encoding cytosolic carboxypeptidase 1 isoform X6 — translation MNKPKMATEKGVPSNSRVLMLLGQLERMNGEAMMRDVETARQVTAKIFHLIQTQEKSGKEVMSKGSSGMEVILASLESTRDVQTTLNILYILSELLTVGRGRRVGVFVSKGGTGILFQILITTSKELPPSEELMLQLHSLLAKVGPKDRKFGVKARLSGALNATVNLTKQNLQNTKLLLPCLQVLRVYSTNSVNAISLGKNGVVELMFKIVVPFSKKNTSLLKVALDALGALLKSKTNARRAVDAGHVHVLLALYQDWHHNDTRHRHMLIRKGLLVCLRNITNIKLGRKAFIDADGMRILYYSSTECLPVRTLDPLVNTSSLIMRKCFPKNRLPLPTIKSAFHYQLPHVPAVGPVAQLYSQPLGVDDVVDESDDNEETDADTENDTDNEEDEKDQHTANEDIETDLNKLHPKKNPGRPFEELKVYERFFLELSEDFQGYNFEPSKSASTTSSSFSSTRATRPIIVPTAQALSPKHVPITSCQEDCNPTKAERAPPSPSVPTPAPPASLTPLELDTIHLTKDQDRKEEARIPSPDTHTTLSSLTRPPSQAQTIEQDLAHVLECVSLEAEGALNTEGVKQDGSPVNATRHIQSPLLLGGIATRRVGGGGGSNWGSDCGSEGTEDEGGEGAVLEVPDTALLLPLHDPDLYVEMVKGTHSVPQYAEVAYPDYFGHIAPTFREPLQERVYGVQRSKIFQDIERLIHPNDIVDKVVYDLDIPSCPVIEDNGESLKFNSQFESGNLRKAVQMRKYEYDLVLNSDINSNHYHQWFYFEVSGMRVGTTYRFNIINSEKSNSQFNYGMQVLMYSVQEAISGRPRWVRTGTDICYYKNHFARSSIAAGGQKGKSYYTMTFSTSFSHKDDVCYFAYHYPYTYSTLKMHLSKLEALRTPQIYLRRDVLCETLGGNSCPLLTITAMPESNSNDHICQFRNRPLIFLSARVHPGETNASWVMKGTLEFLMGTSPLAASLREAYIFKIVPMLNPDGVVNGNHRCSLSGEDLNRQWQNPNPELHPTIYHTKSLLQYLAHIQRAPLVFCDYHGHSRKKNVFMYGCSVKETVWQSNISATSSDLHEDLGYRALPKILSQIAPAFSMASCSFVVERSKESTARVVVWREIGVQRSYTMESTLCGCDQGKYKGLQIGTRELEEMGAQFCVALLRLKRLTGIRNHQHLLDLESDIIGTQSKVVSSSPTTYVVEEDEPSFLEEIDYSAESNDEDAEPEIEHGIEVQENANHLDRLSDCETNHKD, via the exons AGAAGAGTGGAAAAGAGGTGATGTCCAAAGGCTCCAGTGGCATGGAGGTCATCCTGGCTTCACTGGAG AGCACCAGAGACGTCCAGACCACTCTGAACATTTTGTACATTCTCAGTGAGCTGCTGACTGTGG gcAGAGGTCGCAGGGTCGGAGTATTTGTGTCTAAAGGAGGAACGGGAATATTATTCCAGATTCTGATCACTACGAGTAAAGAGTTGCCTCCCAGTGAAGAACTCATGCTGCAGCTTCACTCGCTGCTCGCCAAGGTCGGCCCAAAAG ACAGAAAGTTTGGGGTGAAGGCGCGTTTGAGCGGCGCGCTGAACGCCACCGTCAACTTAACGAAACAGAACCTACAGAATACCAAACTGCTTCTGCCCTGCCTGCAGGTTCTCAGGGTTTACTCCACCAACT CGGTGAATGCTATTTCTTTGGGCAAGAACGGAGTGGTGGAGCTCATGTTCAAGATTGTGGTGCCGTTCAGCAAGAAGAACACCAGCCTGCTTAA GGTCGCTCTGGATGCACTGGGAGCGCTGCTCAAATCCA AGACGAATGCTCGCCGTGCAGTGGATGCTGGACATGTGCATGTCTTGCTGGCTCTGTACCAGGACTGGCATCACAATGACACGCGGCATCGCCACATGCTGATTCGCAAAGGGCTGCTGGTCTGCCTCAGGAACATCACCAACATCAAGCTCGGCAGGAAAGCATTCATAGATGCTGACGGCATGAGGATCCTCTACTACTCATCCACT GAGTGTCTCCCGGTGCGGACTCTGGATCCACTCGTCAACACTTCGAGTCTCATCATGAGGAAGTGTTTTCCTAAGAACCGTCTGCCTCTGCCCACCATCAAATCAGCCTTCCATTACCAGCTGCCACATGTACCTGCTGTAGGGCCTGTGGCGCAGCTGTACAGCCAGCCACTTGGGG TGGATGATGTGGTGGATGAAAGTGACGATAACGAGGAGACGGACGCGGACACAGAGAACGATACTGACAACGAAGAGGACGAGAAGGATCAACACACTGCG AATGAGGACATCGAGACAGACCTAAACAAGCTACATCCCAAAAAGAACCCCGGACGTCCATTCGAGGAGTTGAAGGTCTACGAGAGGTTTTTCTTGGAGCTTTCTGAAGACTTCCAG GGTTATAACTTTGAACCATCGAAGAGTGCCTCTACCACATCGTCATCTTTCTCCTCAACTCGAGCCACTCGGCCAATCATAGTGCCAACAGCTCAGGCCCTGTCCCCCAAGCACGTCCCTATAACGAGCTGTCAGGAGGATTGCAACCCTACCAAAGCAGAACGCGCCCCGCCTTCACCCTCTGTGCCCactcctgcacctcctgctTCTCTGACGCCTCTAGAACTGGACACCATCCACCTCACCAAGGACCAGGACCGAAAAGAGGAGGCCCGCATTCCTTCCCCCGACACACATACAACATTGTCCTCCCTCACCAGGCCTCCTTCTCAAGCGCAGACGATAGAGCAGGATCTAGCACACGTGTTGGAGTGTGTCTCTCTAGAAGCGGAGGGGGCTCTGAACACAGAGGGAGTCAAACAAGACGGATCCCCAGTCAATGCCACGAGGCACATCCAGTCCCCACTGCTCCTGGGGGGCATCGCTACTCGCcgtgtgggaggaggaggaggcagtaaCTGGGGTTCAGATTGTGGCTCAGAGGGAACCGAGGAtgagggaggggaaggagcCGTTCTGGAGGTGCCAGACACGGCGCTGCTCCTCCCGCTTCATGACCCCGACCTTTACGTGGAGATGGTGAAGGGAACGCACTCCGTGCCCCAGTACGCTGAAGTAGCGTACCCAGACTACTTTGGCCATATAGCCCCAACATTTAGGGAGCCTCTCCAGGAGAGAGTGTATGGTGTTCAGAG GTCTAAAATATTCCAGGATATTGAGAGGTTAATTCATCCCAATGATATCGTGGATAAAGTAGTCTATGACTTGGACATTCCCAG TTGTCCAGTGATTGAAGACAATGGCGAATCACTGAAGTTCAACTCTCAGTTTGAGTCTGGCAACCTCAGGAAGGCAGTTCAAATGAGGAA ATATGAGTATGACCTTGTGCTGAATTCAGATATCAACAGTAATCACTACCACCAGTGGTTCTACTTCGAGGTGAGCGGCATGCGCGTTGGAACCACCTACCGCTTCAACATCATCAACTCCGAGAAGTCAAACAGCCAGTTCAACTACG gcaTGCAGGTGCTGATGTACTCTGTGCAGGAGGCGATCAGTGGCAGGCCTCGCTGGGTCAGAACAGGAACAGACATCTGTTACTACAA GAATCACTTTGCTAGGAGTTCCATTGCAGCGGGTGGTCAGAAAGGAAAGTCCTATTATACAATGACCTTCAGCACAAGCTTCAGCCATAAGGACGATGTCTGCTACTTTGCCTATCATTACCCGTATACATACTCCACTCTTAAG ATGCACCTGTCCAAACTGGAGGCTTTGAGGACCCCCCAGATCTACCTGAGACGGGACGTCCTCTGTGAAACTCTGGGGGGAAACAGCTGCCCCCTTCTCACCATCACTGCCATGCCAGAGTCCAACTCTAATGATCACATCTGTCAGTTTA GGAATCGTCCATTGATCTTCCTGTCGGCCAGAGTGCACCCTGGAGAGACCAACGCCAGCTGGGTAATGAAGGGCACGCTGGAGTTCCTGATGGGCACCAGCCCACTGGCAGCCAGCCTGAGAGAGGCCTACATCTTCAAGATAGTCCCCATGCTCAACCCAGATGGAGTTGTAAATGGAAA TCATCGTTGTTCTCTGAGTGGAGAGGATTTGAATCGCCAGTGGCAGAACCCCAATCCTGAGCTCCACCCCACCATCTACCACACTAAGAGCCTGCTGCAGTACCTTGCACACATACAAAGGGCACCACTG GTGTTCTGCGACTACCACGGTCATTCCAGGAAGAAGAATGTGTTCATGTACGGCTGCAGCGTGAAGGAGACCGTCTGGCAGTCCAATATCAGCGCTACGTCCAGTGACTTACATGAGGACCTTGGATACAga gCCCTTCCAAAGATCCTGTCCCAGATCGCCCCGGCCTTCAGCATGGCCAGCTGTAGTTTTGTTGTGGAGCGCTCCAAAGAGTCAACGGCCCGTGTTGTTGTATGGAGAGAGATAGGAGTGCAGCGCAGCTACACCATGGAGAGCACGCTGTGTGGTTGTGACCAGGGAAAATATAAG GGTCTTCAGATTGGCAccagagagctggaggagatggGAGCTCAGTTCTGTGTGGCCCTGCTGAGGCTGAAGAGGCTGACGGGGATCCGCAATCACCAACACCTGCTGGATTTAGAGAGCGACATCATCGGGACGCAGTCTAAAGTGGTCAG CAGCAGCCCCACCACCtacgtggtggaggaggatgagccGTCCTTTCTGGAGGAGATAGACTACAGCGCGGAGAGCAACGACGAGGACGCCGAGCCTGAAATCGAGCACGGCATCGAAGTCCAAGAGAACGCCAATCACCTCGATCGGCTGTCGGACTGCGAGACGAACCACAAGGACTAG
- the agtpbp1 gene encoding cytosolic carboxypeptidase 1 isoform X3 produces the protein MNKPKMATEKGVPSNSRVLMLLGQLERMNGEAMMRDVETARQVTAKIFHLIQTQEKSGKEVMSKGSSGMEVILASLESTRDVQTTLNILYILSELLTVGRGRRVGVFVSKGGTGILFQILITTSKELPPSEELMLQLHSLLAKVGPKDRKFGVKARLSGALNATVNLTKQNLQNTKLLLPCLQVLRVYSTNSVNAISLGKNGVVELMFKIVVPFSKKNTSLLKVALDALGALLKSKTNARRAVDAGHVHVLLALYQDWHHNDTRHRHMLIRKGLLVCLRNITNIKLGRKAFIDADGMRILYYSSTECLPVRTLDPLVNTSSLIMRKCFPKNRLPLPTIKSAFHYQLPHVPAVGPVAQLYSQPLGVDDVVDESDDNEETDADTENDTDNEEDEKDQHTANEDIETDLNKLHPKKNPGRPFEELKVYERFFLELSEDFQGYNFEPSKSASTTSSSFSSTRATRPIIVPTAQALSPKHVPITSCQEDCNPTKAERAPPSPSVPTPAPPASLTPLELDTIHLTKDQDRKEEARIPSPDTHTTLSSLTRPPSQAQTIEQDLAHVLECVSLEAEGALNTEGVKQDGSPVNATRHIQSPLLLGGIATRRVGGGGGSNWGSDCGSEGTEDEGGEGAVLEVPDTALLLPLHDPDLYVEMVKGTHSVPQYAEVAYPDYFGHIAPTFREPLQERVYGVQRSKIFQDIERLIHPNDIVDKVVYDLDIPSCPVIEDNGESLKFNSQFESGNLRKAVQMRKYEYDLVLNSDINSNHYHQWFYFEVSGMRVGTTYRFNIINSEKSNSQFNYGMQVLMYSVQEAISGRPRWVRTGTDICYYKNHFARSSIAAGGQKGKSYYTMTFSTSFSHKDDVCYFAYHYPYTYSTLKMHLSKLEALRTPQIYLRRDVLCETLGGNSCPLLTITAMPESNSNDHICQFRNRPLIFLSARVHPGETNASWVMKGTLEFLMGTSPLAASLREAYIFKIVPMLNPDGVVNGKVLQLLLCSPSLCILLLFCCSHRCSLSGEDLNRQWQNPNPELHPTIYHTKSLLQYLAHIQRAPLVFCDYHGHSRKKNVFMYGCSVKETVWQSNISATSSDLHEDLGYRALPKILSQIAPAFSMASCSFVVERSKESTARVVVWREIGVQRSYTMESTLCGCDQGKYKGLQIGTRELEEMGAQFCVALLRLKRLTGIRNHQHLLDLESDIIGTQSKVVSSSPTTYVVEEDEPSFLEEIDYSAESNDEDAEPEIEHGIEVQENANHLDRLSDCETNHKD, from the exons AGAAGAGTGGAAAAGAGGTGATGTCCAAAGGCTCCAGTGGCATGGAGGTCATCCTGGCTTCACTGGAG AGCACCAGAGACGTCCAGACCACTCTGAACATTTTGTACATTCTCAGTGAGCTGCTGACTGTGG gcAGAGGTCGCAGGGTCGGAGTATTTGTGTCTAAAGGAGGAACGGGAATATTATTCCAGATTCTGATCACTACGAGTAAAGAGTTGCCTCCCAGTGAAGAACTCATGCTGCAGCTTCACTCGCTGCTCGCCAAGGTCGGCCCAAAAG ACAGAAAGTTTGGGGTGAAGGCGCGTTTGAGCGGCGCGCTGAACGCCACCGTCAACTTAACGAAACAGAACCTACAGAATACCAAACTGCTTCTGCCCTGCCTGCAGGTTCTCAGGGTTTACTCCACCAACT CGGTGAATGCTATTTCTTTGGGCAAGAACGGAGTGGTGGAGCTCATGTTCAAGATTGTGGTGCCGTTCAGCAAGAAGAACACCAGCCTGCTTAA GGTCGCTCTGGATGCACTGGGAGCGCTGCTCAAATCCA AGACGAATGCTCGCCGTGCAGTGGATGCTGGACATGTGCATGTCTTGCTGGCTCTGTACCAGGACTGGCATCACAATGACACGCGGCATCGCCACATGCTGATTCGCAAAGGGCTGCTGGTCTGCCTCAGGAACATCACCAACATCAAGCTCGGCAGGAAAGCATTCATAGATGCTGACGGCATGAGGATCCTCTACTACTCATCCACT GAGTGTCTCCCGGTGCGGACTCTGGATCCACTCGTCAACACTTCGAGTCTCATCATGAGGAAGTGTTTTCCTAAGAACCGTCTGCCTCTGCCCACCATCAAATCAGCCTTCCATTACCAGCTGCCACATGTACCTGCTGTAGGGCCTGTGGCGCAGCTGTACAGCCAGCCACTTGGGG TGGATGATGTGGTGGATGAAAGTGACGATAACGAGGAGACGGACGCGGACACAGAGAACGATACTGACAACGAAGAGGACGAGAAGGATCAACACACTGCG AATGAGGACATCGAGACAGACCTAAACAAGCTACATCCCAAAAAGAACCCCGGACGTCCATTCGAGGAGTTGAAGGTCTACGAGAGGTTTTTCTTGGAGCTTTCTGAAGACTTCCAG GGTTATAACTTTGAACCATCGAAGAGTGCCTCTACCACATCGTCATCTTTCTCCTCAACTCGAGCCACTCGGCCAATCATAGTGCCAACAGCTCAGGCCCTGTCCCCCAAGCACGTCCCTATAACGAGCTGTCAGGAGGATTGCAACCCTACCAAAGCAGAACGCGCCCCGCCTTCACCCTCTGTGCCCactcctgcacctcctgctTCTCTGACGCCTCTAGAACTGGACACCATCCACCTCACCAAGGACCAGGACCGAAAAGAGGAGGCCCGCATTCCTTCCCCCGACACACATACAACATTGTCCTCCCTCACCAGGCCTCCTTCTCAAGCGCAGACGATAGAGCAGGATCTAGCACACGTGTTGGAGTGTGTCTCTCTAGAAGCGGAGGGGGCTCTGAACACAGAGGGAGTCAAACAAGACGGATCCCCAGTCAATGCCACGAGGCACATCCAGTCCCCACTGCTCCTGGGGGGCATCGCTACTCGCcgtgtgggaggaggaggaggcagtaaCTGGGGTTCAGATTGTGGCTCAGAGGGAACCGAGGAtgagggaggggaaggagcCGTTCTGGAGGTGCCAGACACGGCGCTGCTCCTCCCGCTTCATGACCCCGACCTTTACGTGGAGATGGTGAAGGGAACGCACTCCGTGCCCCAGTACGCTGAAGTAGCGTACCCAGACTACTTTGGCCATATAGCCCCAACATTTAGGGAGCCTCTCCAGGAGAGAGTGTATGGTGTTCAGAG GTCTAAAATATTCCAGGATATTGAGAGGTTAATTCATCCCAATGATATCGTGGATAAAGTAGTCTATGACTTGGACATTCCCAG TTGTCCAGTGATTGAAGACAATGGCGAATCACTGAAGTTCAACTCTCAGTTTGAGTCTGGCAACCTCAGGAAGGCAGTTCAAATGAGGAA ATATGAGTATGACCTTGTGCTGAATTCAGATATCAACAGTAATCACTACCACCAGTGGTTCTACTTCGAGGTGAGCGGCATGCGCGTTGGAACCACCTACCGCTTCAACATCATCAACTCCGAGAAGTCAAACAGCCAGTTCAACTACG gcaTGCAGGTGCTGATGTACTCTGTGCAGGAGGCGATCAGTGGCAGGCCTCGCTGGGTCAGAACAGGAACAGACATCTGTTACTACAA GAATCACTTTGCTAGGAGTTCCATTGCAGCGGGTGGTCAGAAAGGAAAGTCCTATTATACAATGACCTTCAGCACAAGCTTCAGCCATAAGGACGATGTCTGCTACTTTGCCTATCATTACCCGTATACATACTCCACTCTTAAG ATGCACCTGTCCAAACTGGAGGCTTTGAGGACCCCCCAGATCTACCTGAGACGGGACGTCCTCTGTGAAACTCTGGGGGGAAACAGCTGCCCCCTTCTCACCATCACTGCCATGCCAGAGTCCAACTCTAATGATCACATCTGTCAGTTTA GGAATCGTCCATTGATCTTCCTGTCGGCCAGAGTGCACCCTGGAGAGACCAACGCCAGCTGGGTAATGAAGGGCACGCTGGAGTTCCTGATGGGCACCAGCCCACTGGCAGCCAGCCTGAGAGAGGCCTACATCTTCAAGATAGTCCCCATGCTCAACCCAGATGGAGTTGTAAATGGAAA GGTTCTCCAGCTTTTGCTTTGTTCTCCTTCACTctgtatcctcctcctcttctgctgtAGTCATCGTTGTTCTCTGAGTGGAGAGGATTTGAATCGCCAGTGGCAGAACCCCAATCCTGAGCTCCACCCCACCATCTACCACACTAAGAGCCTGCTGCAGTACCTTGCACACATACAAAGGGCACCACTG GTGTTCTGCGACTACCACGGTCATTCCAGGAAGAAGAATGTGTTCATGTACGGCTGCAGCGTGAAGGAGACCGTCTGGCAGTCCAATATCAGCGCTACGTCCAGTGACTTACATGAGGACCTTGGATACAga gCCCTTCCAAAGATCCTGTCCCAGATCGCCCCGGCCTTCAGCATGGCCAGCTGTAGTTTTGTTGTGGAGCGCTCCAAAGAGTCAACGGCCCGTGTTGTTGTATGGAGAGAGATAGGAGTGCAGCGCAGCTACACCATGGAGAGCACGCTGTGTGGTTGTGACCAGGGAAAATATAAG GGTCTTCAGATTGGCAccagagagctggaggagatggGAGCTCAGTTCTGTGTGGCCCTGCTGAGGCTGAAGAGGCTGACGGGGATCCGCAATCACCAACACCTGCTGGATTTAGAGAGCGACATCATCGGGACGCAGTCTAAAGTGGTCAG CAGCAGCCCCACCACCtacgtggtggaggaggatgagccGTCCTTTCTGGAGGAGATAGACTACAGCGCGGAGAGCAACGACGAGGACGCCGAGCCTGAAATCGAGCACGGCATCGAAGTCCAAGAGAACGCCAATCACCTCGATCGGCTGTCGGACTGCGAGACGAACCACAAGGACTAG